In Papaver somniferum cultivar HN1 chromosome 1, ASM357369v1, whole genome shotgun sequence, a genomic segment contains:
- the LOC113346321 gene encoding uncharacterized protein LOC113346321 — translation MNDCDSSDVQRLFPTVVYDNDNSKVICQVSIKEIRTAVKQLGSHKAPGPDGLRPLLDKIISSNQHAFVSGRSIFDSTVICNEIVHSFKKKKGKKGWMALKLDFDKAYDRVLTNGSPSKSFNPYNGLIHRDPLSPFMFIIFLEALSRLINERMRNREIIGISMATGAHVISRSLWSGQRISDTKSTLLTYANLGRIFSRGMAASLKVQVTQDPANRMQGWKSKTLNMAGISTLIRSVLDPVSNHVMSMLKIPKGLLNRLNKYKKNFLCGGDKDKRTLHKLRWIKVCFPIEYGEIGIRDLELNNLALLAKMAWRVSNNPESDVSSLLKVKYYPETDFWCFGTKSKCSTSWRSILSGRDAVRDCLRWNIGNGNSVDLCNESCLYNLPISSIAIDNNMHLPNIKVRGIMNMQERCWNLEEIDAFISEQVAGDIKARPIAGGEDLVDKLLWSENKSGIATVKEAYNYLISKGELGVSEPNADWRVVGPLWRKVQSWIGFQPVVDHISPTTLKNWCNFEGKIAGIEWKHLMPFVLWSIGRGRNDCIFRRIAFQPNRVLAKALKEAREFIGFTQRMTKDQQRTIEVPVLWIYPKQDYAKMNCD, via the exons ATGAATGATTGTGATAGTTCTGATGTTCAAAGATTGTTCCCTACTGTTGTTTATGATAATGATAATTCCAAAGTTATTTGTCAAGTTTCCATTAAAGAGATTAGAACTGCTGTGAAACAATTAGGTTCCCATAAAGCCCCGGGACCAGATGG ATTAAGGCCTTTGTTGGATAAGATCATCTCGTCTAATCAGCATGCGTTTGTCTCTGGGAGATCTATTTTCGATTCTACTGTGATATGTAATGAAATTGTGCATTCTTTTAAGAAAAAGAAAGGGAAAAAGGGTTGGATGGCCTTGAAATTAGATTTTGACAAAGCTTATGATAGG GTTCTAACCAATGGTTCTCCTAGTAAGAGTTTCAATCCTTATAATGGTTTAATACACAGGGATCCTTTGTCTCCATTCATGTTTATCATTTTCCTGGAAGCTCTATCTAGACTCATAAATGAGAGAATGAGAAATAGAGAAATTATTGGTATTTCTATGGCCACGGGTGCTCATGTTATATCTCGTTCGTT GTGGTCGGGTCAGAGAATAAGTGATACGAAATCTACTTTGCTTACTTATGCAAATTTGGGGAGAATTTTCTCAAGAGGTATGGCAGCTTCCCTTAAGGTTCAGGTCACACAAGATCCAG CGAATAGAATGCAAGGATGGAAAAGCAAGACTTTGAACATGGCAGGTATATCAACTTTAATTAGATCCGTTCTTGACCCTGTTTCAAATCATGTGATGTCAATGCTTAAAATCCCCAAAGGCCTTTTAAATAgattaaacaaatataaaaagaattttCTTTGTGGAGGTGACAAGGACAAGAGAACATTGCATAAATTGAGATGGATAAAAGTTTGCTTCCCTATTGAGTATGGTGAGATTGGTATTAGAGACCTTGAGCTTAATAACCTGGCTTTGTTGGCGAAAATGGCTTGGAGAGTCTCCAATAATCCTGAGTCAGATGTTTCCTCTCTTCTAAAGGTTAAGTATTACCCGGAAACGGACTTTTGGTGTTTTGGTACTAAGAGTAAATGTTCTACCAGTTGGAGAAGTATCCTTAGTGGACGAGATGCGGTTAGAGACTGTCTTAGGTGGAATATAGGAAATGGCAATTCTGTGGACTTGTGTAATGAATCTTGTTTGTATAATTTACCTATTTCTTCCATTGCAATCGATAATAATATGCATCTTCCTAATATTAAGGTTAGAGGTATTATGAACATGCAAGAAAGATGTTGGAATTTAGAGGAAATTGATGCTTTTATCTCTGAACAGGTGGCTGGGGATATTAAGGCTAGGCCTATTGCAGGTGGCGAGGATTTGGTAGACAAACTTTTGTGGTCTGAAAATAAAAGTGGTATTGCCACGGTTAAGGAGGCTTATAATTATCTTATCTCCAAAGGAGAATTGGGAGTTTCTGAACCCAATGCGGATTGGAG GGTGGTAGGTCCCTTATGGAGAAAGGTGCAGAGTTGGATTGGGTTTCAACCTGTTGTTGATCACATCTCACCCACAACTTTGAAGAACTGGTGTAACTTTGAAGGCAAGATAGCAGGCATTGAATGGAAACATTTAATGCCTTTTGTGTTATGGTCGATCGGGAGAGGAAGAAATGATTGTATTTTTAGAAGGATTGCTTTCCAACCAAATAGGGTGCTTGCCAAAGCTCTGAAGGAGGCTAGAGAGTTCATTGGGTTTACTCAACGGATGACAAAGGATCAACAAAGAACTATTGAAGTACCCGTCCTTTGGATCTATCCTAAACAAGATTATGCTAAAATGAATTGTGATTGA